GTTGCCTATAAGAAAAAAACCCTTCATCAAGGATAAGGAATCAGGAGGACCCTTCAGGTACCACTGCACCTCAGGGTGATTTTTTGAGAAATCCCTGCCATGTGGGACTCCACACAGGACATTCAACACCATAGGATCCTTCCACATGGCTTCTGTGATGGCTTCAGATGTCAGTGGGAAATGATGTGCTGCAGGCTCTCGCCTTGGTATTGTAGCCTGTAAAAATTACTGTGAAaatgttctatttatttttatatgatagttattaatattagatTAAATGATTGATGTACAATTAGTAGGTACAAAAGTGTACAAATGTAAAGGGACACCTGCTAAGACAgggaataatagggtagtttccttcatcaaataaaacgaaaagcattgattgcgattcgttacccaccattagtgtattcataatatacaaattatttggctttagaaatcccagtttagacgaatggcaatggtcaattttaactgcatctgaaaatggccagattggcacccatgcgatgccactccacgtgacgtcacagggacctagtttactAGTCTACTcctaccagtagataggagttttacatcgtctgagattaccaatgcatgcatgaggcacagagctcagggaaaatgtcttaataatcacctattaaaactggctaaggtcggaaagtttccttcgtttgatagggtaataataatacttatttacgccaagtgctacctgctagcagggtactctgctacctgtcagcagcctgcgtcgtatcagcgctcaaagcctcgccccaaggtcacttcacacgacgatagctggaaccagaaatacgtcatcagtatttttcccagcattcctacatagccgtcacgttttcccatgcttgaaaattttcacttttcgtttaatcgtaaaaaatagatatcgtgatttaaaaatctaaaagcgttaaatgcgtactccaggagtaataatctttcgatttaggtaataaaaaataataggaaaccaccctattctccttCCTTTTCCAGGAGCAACCTGCTAAGGACATCTGCATTCTCATTGTCAGGTCTGTATAAAACATCGCAATCACAATTTGACAAGAAAAGACACCAGCATagcaaccaggggcggatccaggaactTTTTCCTGAgggtggggggcacaagggtttcacatatcttttcatatttgagattgaaaataaaatgcaacaattactgtataaatattctatttatttttatatgatagttattaatattaaattaaatgattgaggtacAATTAGTAAgtacaaaaatgtacaaaatttattacaaaatgagTACTTAATGTGGTTTCCTGATGCTAATATTTCTTTCAGaagttcaaaataaaatgcttatGAAATTGGCATGTGTATcttgtccattaattttttttagagataTTCCACTTAGCCCCTGTTTCAGTGCATATCTCACAGAACTGCTGACTAGTGGTGAATTTCCTCTCCCAAAATAACTCACTCCTCCAAGTTATTTTCTCTTTGCAATATTCAAAGATTGGTATGTAATGGTATGAATCACTTAAAATAGATAAAGTGTGCCTGCTTATTTAAAATGTaacgtgtttttattttgttccttaGGGATGTCTTGGAGGAGTGCCGACAGGGCCCAATGGCATTTCCATCTCCGCCTCCACCAATGGCATTACACTGCAGCCATTTCTCCGATGCCCAACATCGCCTCCACATGCAACCACCTCAAATCCCAGGATTTCCATCACCCAGGTAAGATCTTCTGTAATGAAGGTAGAGTGTTAATTAAGGAGAGAAATGGAGAGAATCCAGATTTAAAGAATGAATTGGtaggaagagagaaaaatagaGAGATATTGATTTAGGCCCAAAGGCCCACTGtgcaaatgaaaacaatgaaagagTAAAATTGCTTCTAACATAATGATTTTCAAAGGGGTGAGCAACATTTTCCAGATGAacataaatcaaaaataggtaaaaaaataaaatcaccagcTGTTATTGAAAAAGGATGTTCCAAAATGATCAAATATGAATAGCTCATGCAATATTCTTCGCCAtcctggaaatattgaaaaatattgtattgGAAACCATTTGAACCTGTCTAACATAGTGTTTAAAGATCGGATGAATGcataataaatcataaattttcttGGAGGAAGAAAAATCTGATACAGAAAGTTTTCAGATGATTTGGGCTGGTACTTGGAGTTTGCCACCATTGATTTCATCCTGAATTTCTTCACTGtctattaacacgttgcgtacggatggcgagaattctcgtcatttttttcccgaacgttccggacggatggcgagaattctcgtcatttttttcccgaacgttccggacggatgacgaaaattctcgtcatttaggcgcgtcaacctaaacaattttaaagcatacaaaatgtctgacaaatatttctcgggtttgcatccaggttaaagcttttatgcaagccgacgtttcggaagataacttgtcttccatcctcaaggctgtgtttcTTAGCACAGCCTtaaggatggaagacaagtcgtcttccgaaacgtcggcttgcataaaagctttaacctggatgcaaacccgagaaatatttgtcagaagtattcattaggaaaaacttaaatcgtttatcgtacaatatgtattcgttagtacgttagCAGTTGTtattcgttattcataatgaattgatgcatcgtaacgtttgattgggtaaagttatattctaaacattagctttttaaccatgtttatacCAAAAGCATCACGCCCTattaggcacatatttccaaatcggcatTCCTTGGAATTTAAAAACCccggtacgcaacatgttaacATCAGCCTTACGAAATTCTGCCGTCAACTGAAATTTGCTGAGAAATGGCTGACTACCCATGGAATGCATCTGTCGGGATATTAATATAATTTGACTATCAATGATGTCAGGATGATGTCAATATTTGCTggctaattttaaatttctatttctaatttattcatgcactaaaattctaagattggtaCAATGCAGCACTCAGTTTATCTGTTTCCTAAAGGAACTAGCTTGGATATTCattcatgaattaaaaattaaataactcctACATATTAACGTgtgaaagttaataaaatatttctgatatGTTTTTCTAGTGACTACCAGTATTATTGCACAAGGCTCCCCCTCACCATGCCAGTGAAGTTCGTTGTTCCTCCTCAAAGTGCTTTACCATATGATGGCATCATGAGGCAACCCCGTGGAGTTGGCCTTTATAATGAAGGACCACTAGATGGATGGTCATCATCACAACCGCTTCTTCATCCCTCATCTATTCATGAGATGTCTTCGTCCTCGCATTGCATGCTTCCTCACTTTGGACATCTACCGGCAGATGTGATTGACCTGTCAAAACTAAAGTGAAATTGGAAAAGATTGTGAAGAAGTTGTGAAGTGCTCAGGTGATCTATTCCATAACTAAGTGCAACAGAGGAAAACTTTGCATCATGGGTTTAAAATTAGTATCAAAGCCTCAGTGAAGCATAGTGTAACAGTGAACTTAATTTCTTGTGCATATTTTGAGGTACATAGGTAGCTTGAGCAGCAGTGAACACTTTAAGTGTCTGAAAAATCAATCCTGCTATAAATATTGCTATAACTCCAATTTACCAACAGACTACACCAgcagtggatccaggatagagacaagggaGAGATAGGGGGTTCTCCTCTCATGTATATATTCGGCagctgaacaaaattaccattttatgtaatgtaaattggatacctaaaGGGGTTGGGGTGCTATAACCCCCCTAGCCTCTCTCGGGATCCACCATTGGTCTATACAATGATGGGAAAGTATTCTTAGGAGAAAACTAATTTCAAATGACAACTTAGCACAAAAAACTGTGTATGGTTGGAAACGTCAAGTCAAGGAATTTGCATAGATGCTTTATTCAGATGAAGTCTTAATGACCTTATATGTAGCTAACATCCTGGTAATTTGCTACGTGGTATTCATGTGTGATTGCTAAGTCAACTATGTATTTTCAAGACTAATTCAATTGGTACAAAATGTCattacttcaaatattattttattgataatttcaaCAGCTGGATGATCAATTAGATGTTCATCTAAAAACTGAAAATGAGATATGTAGTACACTAATTCACATTAGTCTTCTTAAATGGTATTTAAGGGAAATGTTGACTCCAGTGGAAATATCCtgaaggtattttacattatgtCCTTATCCCTGGTTTTCATTTTAGCCAAGGAAAACCAGAATTACCTGATATTCATAGAACAACGTAGGATATGgataattgaaaatatctttctgacactAGCATTGAAGTTTTTCACTCCCTTAAGTATTTCATGGCAATTGCTTAAGAGAAATTTGTGGACGACGCATCTCCGAAAAAAATCCAGTCAAACTCATACAGTACATAGACACTATGATTTCTATCTCAAATCGGTTATATAGGTATTTAAGAATGTAAATAGCCTAAGTCATGACCATCCACAAAGTAGGGCCAACATTTGACTTGAGTTAATTGGAGATAAAATTTTTCGCCTCCCTtgtttccattccattttctctTCCCATTCAACATTGGCATCAATTATTAAGACAAGCTCATGCATATCTATTTGTCATGAACTCAATCCAATATACACAATTAGAGATGAAATGACCGCTAATTTGAGAGTAAGGCAAACCAACACAAATATGTATTACAACTTAGATTAGTTTCCTATTGGCAGGAtttgaatttctattttatatcaattaaattttatacttcCATCTTTATTCAAATCCTTTGGCTATAAGACTTGTCAATAACAAGATTTCAGATACTTGCTGGCATGACAGCTTTCATGTACTTACATAATGTATGGAAGAGAATCAGCAAGCCTTAGAGTGGATTTTACACTTACTGAGCTTCAAGTATTCATAATTTATGCAGTCCCATTTTGATACTACCTTCCTATACGACCCAATAGCCATTAGAAATACCAAGTTAGTGTTTTACAAACTACTCAATTTTCAGCGTTTTCATTTATGGCATCTCTATCAGAAAATAACACCATTATGTTCTTATTAACATAAACtcaataatcattttaaaaatctaccaTAACAGCTCTAATCACAATGACATAAGCATTTGCTACCCACCCTAGTGACACAGTTTGTTGGCCCAACGAGGCATTGTTGGGTCTACCAAAAAACAGCGTTGGTCCAAAAGACTGTGTTACTAGGCATTACCTGCAAGCATATCAGATATTATGCTGGATCAAGATCATATAGCAATAGTTCATGAAACTGGTCATAGTGTCAGACCATTCTAACCAGGCTGGGGCTTGGAGTAAAGGTCCCCTGGACCATACAGCAAGGACCCATAAAATATCTCATGAGATATGGGAAATGTCTTATGGAGATTCTGAAGTTCTACCAAGGGCATCAAACAAATTTCCATAGAGCTTGAGACTATGCTATTTCCAATGGAGAAGTCCTGGGATTTATGGCAATATCTCAGTGCACTGTATATTTAACTATGGGAGAAAGCTCCTATTCCTTCACCTCCTATCAATATCCACGATAGGCAAGAGCTAAAAGAGTCActataaatgaatatcttaagtatacatgaaaataaatgtatattcatGAAATGGGCATTGACAATTGAAACATCCTCAATATCAGTTGACTTGATAGCATAGgaaaaaatagagtaaaaaaatcatgaatgagGTATCAGATATGATGAAGGACTTCATTTTCCTCAACATAATTAGGGCTGGATGGTGGAGCAGAGAATCATATCATTTCAGAGTTTCTCTCCCAATTTTGGCTAGATGTGCAACCAAAACTTAATGCTCTTTtcaatccttactctgagtttGCACTAATTCATGATTGCATGAGTGCAGGATATTTCTTATACATTCTGCCTTCTTTACGTTTTGATGGACATCAGAATATTAAAGCAACCATatgacattaaaaatgaaaattttgaattttgaacatCAATCATCATACTTCCTAccaaattaaatatgattattgcAGCTATTACCTTAAAAATGTGTAAAGCTGAGGTGGATAGAGGGAGAGGATAGCTGTTCCTCCATCAGGAAACTTTTGTTAGTACATAACATTCCCATTTTATTGGTTAGGTGATGTATACTATATACTGAGTGTCCTGCCCCAATCCTATAATATGTGAGAGTGAGGAGGGAAGCAAAATAAATCCTGGGTAGGTGATGCCATGCAGGAATATTTGTATGACATGCAAATCACCTTTAACTCTAGAGAGGGCATGCAGCAAAATGTAATGTTAGAAGGTGCATGGGGTGTTCGATAGGCaccccaaagaaatttttttttatttccttggaatgatatgGCTATGttgtgttcttttttttaaaattggtcaACCGAATGAAATTCATACCAACTATTTACTTTTACACTATGTAATAccataaaatttataatggaagaaaaaagtatttaacaGAAGTTTTCTATGCTGGTTATTTGACATTCGGTAATATATTTGATGTTAACCCTGTCAACACAGCAATTATGGCAACAatgtggccatagtgggttgccattatggccccataatggttttgacccctgGCCATATTTTGGCAATGTGTGGCCCACCATAATGTGGCTTAAGTATGGATAGTATACTTTCTTCATAACAATAGAATGAAcaaacttccattttaataactcaccaacacacctgtatcaatagcaactGTAATgcttacaaatgtttggtttgccaatctgcGGCCTTCCTGAGACAATCCAAAGTGTGGCCAAAGTTGCGAATgtgtttggcaagccaaactacGGCGAAAGCTCAGTGGCTAGCCTTAGCCATATTTGCCGTGggtaaaccacaattcggccACATGTGGCCATTATTGTTGTGTTATCTAGGAACTTTAcaaaatcatgtttcaaggcatgaaatactattttattaagTGTGCTGAATACAATTTTCTACATATGTTctaaaagagaaagaaataatttgctCTCATGCAATAAAAAAAGCTTGGGGGAAGTCCGATGACTCAGAAGAGGAATGTGGAAGGGCGCATGGGGTGTGGGTGACACCCCAGGGCACTTTAACTCATTCTGGTCCTGAaacggaatgaaaattttatgggataCTGGCAGTACttattttgtcaaaatgtataATGAGACTTGAAGGTAAAGAGCTAACAACACTGTTGATACAACGATGGACATACCATGTGTCAATGAAGAACCATGGGGTGTCCTTTACTCCCCGCATGCCCTTTCCCGGGTTAAAATCATATGATCAGAAAATCTCATCCCTGTTATTCACTGCAAATGTGTTAAGCCAAGGCACTTAGCAGTGAAAAATACATGTGGGTTGGATGAAATTCTTGACGTTAACGGTTTATAATTCTCCAATGCTTTTCATTTACAAGATATGCAATGAAGGCTTATAACCAAAAGAGGAGGAGAAATATTACAATTAACTATAGTTAAATTTATACACCAGAAATTCTAACCAGCACAGAATTAGAGGTAGGAAAACTGCAATTAGTCATATTACTAGTCTTATTCATTGCTAAATATAAAGCAGTTTGGTTTCACATTTGACTTCAAGTGTTgcccaaaatgaaattttaaattgttaagaaCTCAATTGTGGTTTAAAGATTGTACTCTTATAAAGTATATGATTCAGGGGGATCTACCACTGAATATATAACTTTATTGTCGGAAGTATAGCCAATGTGGTGATTTatatgtattgatttttataatacagaaataaattatttaatggcGAGATTACCTTATTTGCTCTTTGTCTTCCTTAAATGTCGATTTGTAGGATTAGATGGGAAAATAACGAAAAGTGAGTATTTGAAGTTAGTGAACTTAATATGTAcgcatatcatcatcatcactggtcaacaatcctaggattggtttgacgcagctctccactcagttctcctatcagctaatcttttcacacctacgtatttcttctctttcacatctctctttacttgttccatatattttgttctaggtattccttttccgttcttaccttccacttgtccctcgacgattgtcttcatcaggccatcatgtctcaagatgtggcctatatggttgttccgtcttcttattaaggttttcatgaggcttctcttctctcctactcttcttaggacttcctcgttactaactcggtcgatccatttgattttcatcattcttctgtagcaccacatttcaaaggcctctatccttgctttctccgctgcggtcattgtccatgcctcacttccgtataggagcatactccagatgtaggttcttataaaatgtttctttacttccatatttaagtttcccgctgtaagcaggtctctcttttggtggaatgctctcttcgcctgggctattctgctgataatttctttcttgcttctcccgtcactagttatcttgcttcccaaataacagaattcatccacctctgtcagtttttgcctccctattttaatgttagtcttgacttcttctcttctgctgcatactaagatcttggttttcttcgtgctgattttcagttgatatctactcattaccctacccatattaaccagaatatttttcaaatccttctctgtttctgctataacggctatgtcatcggcaaatcttagcatgctaattttttctccatggatattcactcccaatgccttttctttgatttcattaatggctttttcaatgtaaacattgaaaattacgggtgacaatgtacagccttgtcgcacccctttcctaattcttgcttcttcacagctgagccctgattttatcacagctacttggtttttgtataaactttggttgattcttctgtcattataaagaaccccaatttcctttaggattccaagcattgtacgtgctccaatccacgttgtcaaatgctttctctaagtccacaaacgcaacgaatgttggcttgttcttttccattctcttctctatgagcagtcttagggccaatattgcttcccttgtgcctttgttttttctgaatccaaattggtcctcatccaagtacgtactcttctgcttttcgttctattcttctatagatgatccttgtcagtatctttgatgcatgtgtagtaaggctaatggtcctaaaatcttcgcacttctccgctcttttcttcttaggaatagggattataatgttcctctcgaaatcctttggtacatctcacctgtcgtatacatttcactaatgattttgtatagctggttcaacatcttctctcctgaatttttaattagttctgcaggaatgtcatcaatgccagacgctttatttatcctgaggtctcttataGCAGCATCagattccgatcttaaaattggggctcccaatCTTgggtcatcggcatccacttccctctcgttttcgatagcatttgttctgaggcgacttcctttgtacaaatcttccaaatattccttccatctcttccctttttcttcgttttcaatcaatagttctccgtttttgacactaagggtattacatcttacgcccctttccttaaagtggtacCTCACTATCCAATAaccggcctctacttttccatgtttaagattgttttgcacgtcttcgcaaatgcttttcatccacgtttctctagccttccgcgctttacgacatatttcattccttattctcttgtaatgATTCTGTCCTTCCtttgttttcgcagccttgtattttcttctttcttcaatgagatctaatatacttcctgcgtgatccatggttttttcataacgactcttcttttaccaagaacttcctcagctgccgcctccagaccacttctaatggttttccaactctcttccattggtttgttggtcgtatcctcccctattttattttctacagcctctttaaaagcctgttgatgctgaacctccctcaatttttcaacctgccatatgtttttcacggctttcttcaactttttaaattttaggtggcatttcatcataactagatTATGGTCACTATCaacatctgcccctggataacttttgcagtccttcacctcatggttcctgaatctttgtttcactagaatgtagtcgatttggaatcttctacggtctcctggcatcttccacgtgtatcatcttcgcaggggatttttgaataaagtgttggcaaccactagccagtgctccgtgcagaattcaagtagcctttctcctctttcatttcggttacccaacccatatttcctagttattattccgtcttgaccttcgccgacgacggcgttccagtcacctaaaataataagattttcttcccctcttatctgcttgataacttccgcaaTATCTTGGTAGACATTTTCTAcctcttcgtcttcataatctgacgtaggcatgtaaacctgtaccactacagtagctacgggcttagtatctatcttcaccgttactatcctttcattaaactgcaggtagcttttaacacgcatcccggcgctctttctaagcattatgcctactccagcattaccatttagcgatcccgtgtgtatcattctgtagcttccactccaaaagtctccttcctggggtcacttcatttcgctgatgcctaatacatcgaggttcattcttcgcatctccaccttcaagtgcATTATCAttccgaggagtcacagctactccactcaatttatataattccatgatggaattctctcttgtaaaatattccggaggtaaactagtcccccattcggatctccgggccgggactactcgagagggtatatcggtcaaacgagatagaatgttacggataggagcatggaacgtcagatcacttcgtacctgcggtaagctagagctAAATACGCATATGATAACTTATAATACGGTGATAATTGCTGTATTGTAGTTTAATGGCACTGAGATAACACCTACGGGTGTGGATTCATTTAGCACTTTTTTGAGCTTCCCTCCGACATATTACGTCGTCCGATTATAATAAGTTCGACATTTTGTCGGACGATGTCGCTATCTGTCGTACGCACAAACAAATGAAGGTAATAAACAGAGCAgaaggaaaatttcaagttttcaagcGACTTATGAATGAGTAAGGAGAATATGATGTGTGGATACTTAGTTTTGAGCGAATTGTGCTCTCGATCGAAGTAATCATCCAGAGTTATACATTCATTTTATCTCATTTCATTATAAGGTTTAAAtgataagttttaaaaaactttgaaaacatgCTTTGGCGACGGTTTCGTTCTTTTCCACGGTGATCGAAGGTTTTTCGCTGAGATTGAAGGTAACGTGGTATTTAATTATTTGGTATAAAATTTGAACATCACTTACTGCATTATTTCTTAGTTATTTAACGGGTAATTAGTTTTTTGTCTCCCAGAGAAACTTTGGCAGGAGACTTCGTTTTTCTTTTGGAATCCTGCTAAACCCTGCTTTTACTCGTAGCAAGCAAAGGTTTCCCTTAAAATGAGctattgaaaaattgaagaaaacttttctaaaacaacataataatgtgGTAAACAAAGAAGCTTTATAATCGTGAAGCAGTCTAACACGTGTACATTAGTGGCGATGATTGAAATTCAAACTGaagtacatacattttttttcgTCAACTGGTTATCCTAAGGTCAATGATTCTTTTATTCAATGTGTATGCTTATTTTTCTAGATACTTGAGCACTATGCGTTTGACGCCTACCCGAATATTATGGAGCCTGTGTGTCATGGCAATGTTAGCTGTTTTTTGGTGTATAATTCGTCAGCTGAGTGGAGGAGCTGACGTTTGGCTTCCTAAAGGTAGACGAGTGGCAGGGACGGGTAGAGAGAGCCTTTCCATATGTAAATATCCTGATGAATTCCAGGATAGATTACATGACCTTATGCAACGGACTCACATAGTCCTGTCTTCCTTAGCCCTCACTCACTTCCTTTGCTATGGAAGTCTTTGGGCTCAGGTGAGGATTTTAGTTTACTGAATTGCTAAAATATCACTTGAAGTTAGGAAATAGAGCTATCTTCAACTTTTCTTTAACAGATTCGAATCggtaaaatatttccttggtCATCTCATGGTACTTTCTGTCTACTGGATGAGGAATTGGCAGATTTGGGTGAAGCTGTGTTATTGAAGGCTTTCAGAAGAAATGGTATTTATCTGTCATATGATCCAGCTGATGGGGTCTACACAGCTATCAACGATGTTGTGGAATTGCCTGTCACCAATTCTGGTATTTATAAATGATTTCTTTTGCTTAATATTACGAATATTTCGCCACTTGATTAATTTTCTCTTGTTTTATCACCAAATTATTCTACATATGAGTTCATAAGGCTCATAACCAACGGAAATCACTATCCCCAAGG
This genomic interval from Ischnura elegans chromosome 5, ioIscEleg1.1, whole genome shotgun sequence contains the following:
- the LOC124159840 gene encoding uncharacterized protein LOC124159840, coding for MRLTPTRILWSLCVMAMLAVFWCIIRQLSGGADVWLPKGRRVAGTGRESLSICKYPDEFQDRLHDLMQRTHIVLSSLALTHFLCYGSLWAQIRIGKIFPWSSHGTFCLLDEELADLGEAVLLKAFRRNGIYLSYDPADGVYTAINDVVELPVTNSEPVQLEPSIQLYAFEKDARDQGAGWGWEGGMTGPVRRRVGWKRRLLPPDCAGLNTLLQCFPERLILASSEEAVPGSSNPPKASLPMASFGSFSLPVPFEGLEIQKYHYPDNWWKVISPENC